In Ruania zhangjianzhongii, the following proteins share a genomic window:
- a CDS encoding type II toxin-antitoxin system prevent-host-death family antitoxin, whose protein sequence is MDTVSQEVSTRELRNQLSDVLGRAMYAGERIGVTRHGKLAAVVISVADLEALEAFEMAQDVAAYRDAMAADDGERVSLEELRRDLAP, encoded by the coding sequence ATGGATACCGTGAGCCAGGAGGTCTCGACTCGAGAGTTGCGCAACCAGCTCTCAGACGTGCTCGGCCGCGCCATGTATGCGGGCGAACGGATTGGCGTGACCCGTCACGGCAAGCTCGCCGCGGTGGTGATCAGCGTGGCTGACCTGGAGGCGCTCGAGGCGTTCGAAATGGCACAGGACGTCGCGGCCTATCGTGACGCGATGGCTGCCGATGACGGCGAGCGAGTGTCGCTCGAGGAACTTCGCCGCGACCTGGCGCCGTGA
- a CDS encoding nucleotidyltransferase domain-containing protein gives MFTPTERTRLREALIEAAHDDPEVVGAALVGSAAAGREDVWSDIDLVLQIARDADPDAVAARWTDRLYREGAADHLDVIAGGVLYRVFLLASSLQVDLSFWPEDEFRGTEPEFELLFGTPQPSTSPKNPDVGHLVGMAWLYALHARSAIARSRTWQAVMMLDHLRDQLLALACVRFDLNPHHGREADRLPADLLAGLADAHATSTSVTDLARSHRRLLDLFAAEVAEHDAALATRLSSPLHALALLPGAA, from the coding sequence ATGTTCACCCCGACCGAACGAACCCGGCTGCGCGAGGCGTTGATCGAGGCAGCCCACGACGACCCGGAGGTGGTCGGAGCCGCTCTCGTCGGGTCCGCGGCCGCCGGCCGGGAGGATGTCTGGTCGGACATTGACCTGGTGCTGCAGATCGCTCGGGACGCCGACCCGGACGCGGTGGCGGCGCGGTGGACCGACCGGCTCTACCGCGAGGGCGCGGCCGACCACCTGGACGTGATCGCCGGTGGGGTGCTGTACCGGGTGTTCCTGCTCGCCTCGTCACTGCAGGTGGATCTGTCCTTCTGGCCGGAGGACGAGTTCCGCGGCACCGAGCCCGAGTTCGAGCTGCTGTTCGGGACACCGCAGCCCTCCACCTCCCCGAAGAATCCGGACGTCGGCCACCTGGTGGGGATGGCCTGGTTGTATGCACTGCATGCACGCTCGGCCATCGCCCGGTCCCGCACCTGGCAGGCGGTGATGATGCTCGATCATCTGCGCGACCAGCTGCTCGCCCTCGCCTGCGTCCGTTTCGACCTGAACCCGCACCACGGCCGCGAGGCAGATCGACTCCCGGCCGATCTGCTGGCCGGGCTCGCTGATGCCCACGCCACCTCGACCTCGGTGACCGATCTGGCCCGCTCCCACCGCAGGCTGCTCGACCTGTTCGCTGCCGAGGTCGCTGAACACGATGCGGCACTCGCGACCCGCCTCTCCAGCCCGCTGCACGCGCTCGCGCTGCTCCCCGGCGCCGCCTGA
- a CDS encoding SDR family NAD(P)-dependent oxidoreductase → MSAPVPAARTALVTGASRGIGAALARSLAAAGLDVALLARDADRLTGVAAEVEAAGRRAVALAADVTDRVAVEAAVNEAEFALGSIDLLVNNAGLVDTEVPLWEADPEEFARVLTTNVYGPFLLARAVVPGMLARGGGRVVDLSSGSGTRDSPVMPGYNTSKTALFRIGGGLHAAGFDRGLRAFEVAPGVVATDMSTGMAMHADRTDWTPPEAVGELVAAIAAGDLDPLSGCYLRAGTDTLAALRERAAAGPPAGRRLVVTDWDSPS, encoded by the coding sequence GTGAGTGCTCCCGTCCCCGCTGCCCGCACCGCCCTGGTCACCGGCGCCTCTCGCGGGATCGGCGCCGCACTGGCCCGCAGCCTCGCGGCCGCCGGGCTGGACGTAGCGCTGCTGGCCCGCGATGCCGACCGGCTCACCGGCGTGGCCGCGGAGGTCGAAGCGGCCGGCCGGCGGGCGGTGGCGCTCGCCGCCGACGTCACCGACCGAGTGGCCGTGGAGGCGGCGGTGAACGAAGCCGAGTTCGCCCTCGGCAGCATCGACCTGCTGGTGAACAACGCCGGGCTGGTCGACACCGAGGTCCCGCTCTGGGAAGCCGACCCGGAGGAGTTCGCCCGGGTGCTCACCACCAACGTCTACGGTCCGTTCCTGCTCGCCCGCGCCGTGGTGCCAGGAATGCTGGCCCGCGGCGGCGGCCGAGTGGTGGACCTCAGCTCCGGCTCCGGCACCCGCGACTCACCGGTGATGCCCGGCTACAACACCTCCAAGACCGCCTTGTTCCGGATCGGCGGTGGGCTGCACGCCGCCGGCTTCGATCGCGGGCTGCGTGCCTTCGAGGTCGCACCTGGGGTGGTGGCCACCGATATGTCCACCGGGATGGCGATGCACGCCGACCGCACCGACTGGACCCCGCCGGAGGCCGTCGGCGAGCTCGTGGCAGCGATCGCTGCCGGTGACCTGGACCCCCTGTCCGGCTGCTACCTGCGCGCCGGTACCGACACCCTCGCCGCACTGCGCGAGCGTGCCGCTGCCGGCCCTCCGGCCGGGCGGCGCCTGGTGGTCACCGACTGGGATTCTCCGAGCTGA
- a CDS encoding sigma-70 family RNA polymerase sigma factor, whose product MAHWEGVLTELVRARGATLTRYAALLCGNTSDGEDLVQEALTKVFTRFRRSQSAEGPEYAEAYVRRAIMTLYLDTYRRGRRWRAVQHLFDSGQEHHDESAGTRVDVARALTTLPPRQRACVVLRFYADLTIEQTGDELGLATGTVKRYLHEANQRLAAQLQLEGERA is encoded by the coding sequence TTGGCACATTGGGAGGGAGTGCTCACCGAACTGGTGCGCGCCCGGGGAGCAACCTTGACCAGGTACGCCGCGTTGCTGTGCGGGAACACCAGTGACGGCGAGGACCTGGTGCAGGAGGCGCTGACCAAAGTGTTCACCCGGTTCCGCCGCAGCCAGAGCGCGGAGGGACCGGAGTACGCCGAGGCCTACGTGCGCCGCGCGATCATGACGCTGTACCTGGACACCTACCGCCGGGGTAGACGCTGGCGGGCGGTACAGCACCTGTTCGACTCGGGCCAGGAGCACCACGACGAGTCGGCGGGCACCCGGGTGGACGTGGCCAGAGCGCTGACTACCCTGCCGCCACGGCAACGGGCCTGTGTGGTGCTGCGGTTCTACGCCGATCTGACGATCGAGCAGACCGGGGACGAGCTGGGGCTGGCGACCGGGACCGTGAAGCGGTACCTGCACGAGGCGAACCAGCGGCTGGCTGCCCAGCTGCAGCTGGAAGGAGAGCGGGCATGA
- a CDS encoding NYN domain-containing protein, with the protein MRVGAYIDGFNLYYGGRSHLGVAGTGWKWMNLRALVSWYARWRDAEVHRVVYCTARVNDPDDLNQTQRQALYLDALRAYGSVDVIEEGYYSSWAKEQVMTHDPPGTRSPTPFRDAAATFSWSPELRLRRNHAGLMFATVRKREEKGSDVNVATHLLTDVLTGAVDAAIVISNDSDLALPIRTARNYVPVGVINPQKSKPLAGALKGNPSDGVGRHWWVRLETEALQQCQMPDRVGSISKPPTW; encoded by the coding sequence ATGCGAGTTGGCGCGTATATCGATGGGTTCAATCTCTACTACGGCGGCCGATCCCACCTGGGAGTTGCGGGCACCGGCTGGAAGTGGATGAACCTTCGCGCTCTCGTGAGTTGGTATGCGAGGTGGCGAGACGCTGAGGTGCACCGAGTCGTGTACTGCACGGCGCGCGTCAACGATCCCGACGATCTGAATCAGACTCAACGGCAGGCCCTGTACCTCGATGCGCTCCGAGCGTATGGGTCGGTCGACGTGATTGAAGAGGGGTACTACTCTTCCTGGGCCAAAGAACAGGTCATGACTCATGATCCCCCTGGTACCCGCTCCCCCACACCGTTCCGTGATGCTGCGGCTACCTTCTCATGGTCCCCCGAGCTGCGCCTTCGCCGCAATCATGCAGGGCTGATGTTCGCAACGGTACGCAAGCGGGAAGAGAAGGGATCAGACGTCAACGTTGCCACCCACCTGCTGACCGACGTGCTGACGGGTGCGGTGGATGCCGCGATCGTCATTTCGAACGACTCCGACCTGGCGCTGCCCATCCGCACTGCACGTAACTATGTCCCGGTAGGCGTGATCAACCCGCAGAAGTCGAAGCCCCTCGCGGGAGCTCTGAAGGGGAACCCGAGCGACGGCGTCGGCCGGCACTGGTGGGTGAGGCTTGAGACTGAAGCCCTACAGCAGTGCCAGATGCCGGATCGTGTGGGCTCGATCTCAAAGCCTCCTACGTGGTGA
- a CDS encoding DEAD/DEAH box helicase yields the protein MDASTGSSERDTLATLLTPLRAQDCLVHTHHLLPQDGQHADWPDWADPELVAAYRRRGVEKPWRHQVTAAEASWAGRHVVLATATGSGKSMAAWLPAISAIRSAQLGTSIASLQRRPSVLYLSPTKALAADQLHGLQAVLTAGQITDVRVATCDGDTPTDERTWIRDHADVVLSNPDFLHFSLLPGHRRWQRLLRGLRYVVVDECHAYRGVLGAHVALVLRRLLRLAEHYGASPVAVLASATTGEPEVSAARLLGVDPTTVTAVAESSAPRGHTTVALWQPAILPGAEEQVWAQESPGGPPAWRPSGTPEDVPRRSALAETSELLTDLVRAGKRTLAFVRSRVGAEAIADQTRSRLADRSGPDLAGRVAAYRGGYLPEERRELERALRTGDLLALSSTNALELGVDISGLDAVLIAGWPGTRVSLWQQIGRAGRAGADGLAVLVASDNPLDTYLVHHPEAIFETGVEATAFDPGNPYVLAPHLCAAASETPLLPTDIDRFGPGTPALLRDLVARGFLRERPNGWYWNYSRPEAPTDLTDLRGGSGAPVQVVEAGTGRVLGTVDAGRADATVHTGAIYVHQGRTFRVESYQDDVAVVTEQSVGYRTRPHVDKHVSVVRTGTEMAWGPITWGYGVVDVTEQVTGYDRRRIPGMDLIGTYSLELPTHTLRTTACWWHADPGVLAEAGVAPRDLPGALHAAEHAAIGLLGLIATCDRWDIGGLSTAVHSDTLEPTVFVYDGYPGGAGFAQRGYSAAARWMAATRDAIASCPCATGCPSCVQSPKCGNNNSPLDKAGALLLLTMLTGFAPGS from the coding sequence GTGGATGCCAGCACTGGGAGCAGCGAGCGAGACACCCTCGCCACGCTGCTCACCCCGCTGCGGGCGCAGGACTGTCTGGTACACACCCACCACCTGCTGCCGCAGGACGGCCAGCACGCCGACTGGCCGGACTGGGCCGATCCCGAGCTGGTGGCTGCCTACCGCAGGCGGGGCGTCGAGAAGCCCTGGCGGCACCAGGTCACCGCGGCCGAGGCCAGCTGGGCCGGCCGGCACGTGGTGCTGGCCACTGCCACCGGCTCCGGGAAGTCCATGGCCGCCTGGCTACCGGCGATCAGCGCGATCCGCTCCGCCCAGCTCGGCACCAGCATCGCCAGCCTGCAACGCCGGCCCAGCGTGCTCTACCTCAGCCCCACCAAGGCGCTCGCCGCCGATCAGCTGCACGGTCTGCAGGCCGTACTGACTGCCGGCCAGATCACCGACGTGCGGGTGGCTACCTGCGACGGCGACACCCCCACCGACGAACGCACCTGGATCCGTGACCACGCCGACGTCGTGCTGTCCAACCCGGATTTCCTGCACTTCTCCCTCCTGCCCGGCCACCGGCGCTGGCAACGGCTGCTCCGCGGCCTGCGCTACGTCGTCGTGGATGAGTGCCACGCCTACCGGGGGGTGCTCGGCGCGCATGTGGCCCTCGTGCTGCGCCGCCTGCTCCGCCTCGCGGAGCACTACGGCGCCTCCCCGGTGGCCGTGCTCGCCTCCGCGACCACGGGCGAACCCGAGGTGAGTGCCGCTCGACTGCTCGGCGTCGACCCGACGACCGTGACCGCCGTCGCCGAGAGCAGCGCACCCCGTGGCCACACCACGGTGGCGCTGTGGCAGCCGGCGATCCTGCCCGGCGCCGAAGAACAGGTGTGGGCGCAGGAGAGCCCGGGCGGGCCGCCCGCGTGGCGCCCCAGCGGCACCCCGGAGGATGTCCCGCGCCGCTCCGCGCTCGCCGAGACCTCCGAGCTGCTCACCGATCTGGTCCGGGCCGGCAAGCGCACTCTGGCATTCGTCCGCTCCCGCGTGGGCGCCGAGGCGATCGCCGACCAGACCCGCTCCCGGCTCGCCGACCGGTCCGGGCCCGACCTTGCCGGCCGGGTGGCGGCCTACCGTGGCGGCTACCTGCCCGAGGAACGCCGCGAGCTGGAGCGCGCGCTGCGCACCGGGGACCTGCTTGCCCTGTCCTCCACGAACGCCCTCGAGCTCGGCGTGGACATCTCCGGGCTGGACGCGGTGCTGATCGCCGGCTGGCCCGGCACCCGGGTCTCGCTCTGGCAGCAGATCGGCCGGGCCGGACGTGCCGGCGCCGATGGCCTCGCGGTCCTGGTCGCCAGCGACAACCCGTTGGACACCTACCTGGTGCACCACCCGGAGGCGATCTTCGAGACCGGGGTGGAGGCGACCGCGTTCGACCCGGGCAACCCGTACGTGCTCGCCCCGCACCTGTGTGCCGCGGCCTCCGAAACACCGCTGCTGCCGACGGATATCGACCGGTTCGGTCCCGGCACCCCTGCGCTGCTGCGGGATCTGGTGGCTCGCGGGTTTCTGCGCGAGCGCCCGAACGGGTGGTACTGGAACTACTCCCGGCCGGAGGCGCCCACGGACCTGACTGACCTGCGCGGCGGGTCCGGGGCACCGGTGCAGGTGGTGGAGGCCGGGACCGGGCGGGTGCTGGGCACAGTCGACGCCGGCCGGGCCGATGCCACTGTGCACACGGGTGCGATCTATGTGCACCAGGGCCGCACGTTTCGGGTGGAGTCCTACCAGGACGACGTCGCCGTGGTCACCGAACAGTCCGTGGGGTACCGCACCCGCCCGCATGTGGACAAGCACGTCTCCGTGGTGCGGACCGGGACTGAGATGGCCTGGGGGCCGATCACCTGGGGGTACGGGGTGGTGGACGTGACCGAACAGGTCACCGGATACGACCGACGGCGGATCCCCGGGATGGACCTGATCGGCACCTATTCGTTGGAGCTGCCCACGCATACGCTGCGCACCACCGCCTGCTGGTGGCACGCCGACCCAGGGGTGCTCGCCGAGGCCGGAGTGGCCCCTCGTGACCTGCCCGGGGCGCTGCACGCCGCCGAGCATGCTGCGATCGGGCTACTCGGACTGATCGCCACCTGCGACCGGTGGGACATCGGCGGACTGTCCACCGCCGTGCATTCCGACACCCTGGAGCCGACAGTGTTCGTCTACGACGGCTACCCCGGCGGGGCCGGCTTCGCCCAGCGTGGCTACTCGGCCGCCGCCCGATGGATGGCCGCCACCCGGGACGCGATCGCCTCCTGCCCGTGTGCCACCGGCTGCCCGAGCTGTGTGCAGTCACCCAAGTGCGGGAACAACAACTCTCCGCTGGACAAGGCTGGCGCGTTGCTGCTGTTGACCATGCTTACCGGTTTCGCCCCGGGAAGCTGA
- a CDS encoding DUF4244 domain-containing protein, producing the protein MNTDCGRSAWRRRIRAAGRQRWSVVRRTAEAGMATAEYAIATLAAVAFAALLMTVLRSDEVRGMLLGIVRQALSIGG; encoded by the coding sequence ATGAATACCGATTGCGGACGTTCCGCGTGGCGGCGCCGGATCCGAGCTGCCGGCCGGCAGCGGTGGTCGGTGGTGCGCCGCACTGCCGAGGCTGGGATGGCAACCGCCGAGTATGCGATTGCCACGCTCGCCGCGGTGGCGTTCGCTGCCCTGCTGATGACCGTCCTGCGCAGCGACGAGGTCCGGGGAATGTTGCTCGGCATCGTCCGCCAGGCGCTGTCGATCGGCGGCTGA
- a CDS encoding Rv3654c family TadE-like protein: MTVLMLGVIAGALVLAVLVGGLVRGITARGQAQAAADLGALAAGEVAAVGGPSPCDVASRVVERNGGVLAACEVGDGGMVQVTTTVAVQPLPGWQEMARATARAGPVG, translated from the coding sequence ATGACCGTGCTGATGCTCGGCGTGATCGCCGGCGCCTTGGTGCTCGCCGTGTTGGTGGGTGGCTTGGTGCGCGGCATCACCGCACGGGGGCAGGCTCAGGCCGCCGCGGACCTCGGCGCGCTCGCGGCCGGAGAGGTCGCCGCCGTCGGCGGGCCGAGCCCGTGCGACGTGGCGAGCCGAGTGGTGGAGCGAAACGGTGGCGTGCTCGCGGCCTGCGAGGTGGGCGACGGCGGAATGGTCCAGGTGACCACGACCGTCGCCGTGCAGCCGCTCCCCGGGTGGCAGGAGATGGCGCGCGCCACAGCCCGCGCCGGGCCGGTCGGGTAG
- a CDS encoding TadE family type IV pilus minor pilin: MTAELAVLLPGVVLAIVVILVVASAGVMQVRCADAARAGARAAALGEDEAEVAAIVQHLAGDDAQVTITRSEEWVDVRVSAEVPLGPLSGVLHTDVVFSALPEPTGSSPIGTAGGGDGG, from the coding sequence GTGACCGCTGAGCTCGCGGTGCTGCTGCCGGGGGTGGTGCTGGCGATCGTGGTGATCCTGGTGGTTGCCTCCGCCGGCGTGATGCAGGTGCGGTGCGCGGACGCGGCACGGGCCGGCGCGCGTGCTGCCGCCCTGGGCGAGGATGAGGCAGAGGTAGCCGCGATTGTGCAGCACCTGGCTGGCGACGACGCCCAGGTCACCATCACCCGGTCCGAGGAGTGGGTGGATGTCCGAGTCTCGGCCGAGGTGCCACTCGGTCCGCTGAGCGGCGTGCTGCACACCGATGTGGTGTTCTCCGCGCTGCCCGAGCCCACGGGGTCGTCGCCGATCGGGACCGCAGGGGGCGGAGACGGCGGATGA
- a CDS encoding sodium-translocating pyrophosphatase produces MLTLGTTSLVIVSVIAAIAIAALVFAVALRRQVLAAGEGTSAMQTIATAIQEGASAYLNRQFRTLALFAVVVFGLLFLLPGDTGIRVGRSIAFLFGAAFSAAIGYLGMSLATRANLRVAAAATGKNGMAEGSRIAFRTGGVVGMCVVGLGLLGAAAVVLIFRGDAPAVLEGFGFGAALLAMFMRVGGGIFTKAADVGADLVGKVEQGIPEDDPRNAATIADNVGDNVGDCAGMAADLFESYAVTLVAALILGKATMGEAGLVFPLIVTAIGALVAVLGVFITKVRGSENGLTAIYRGFYISALIGAVLAAIAAFVYLPSSFGALDGVGEALADHGGDPRLVSALAVVVGVVLAGVILAVTGHFTGTTSKPTRTVAATSKTGAATVVLSGIGVGFESAVYTAGIIAAALCGLFLLAGGSVWLSLFLIALAGCGLLTTVGVIVAMDTFGPVSDNAQGIAEMSGDVDEEGAQILTDLDAAGNTTKAITKGIAIATAVLAATALFGSYGDAVSTAIASAGANVADMSDGMIAAMVSYEIISPVTLVGVILGAAVVFLFSGLAVDAVTRAAGAIVMEVRRQFKEHPGIMTGETRPEYGRVVDICTKDSLRELVTPGLLAAFAPIAVGFGLGVGPLAGFLGGAIAAGVLMAVFLANSGGAWDNAKKIVEDGHYGGKNSSAHEATIIGDTVGDPFKDTAGPAINPLIKVMNLVSLLIAPAVVVMSVPADANHTLRIVIALVAGLIAVGAIAVSKIRGTGVVLEDGVDEKAGARP; encoded by the coding sequence ATGCTCACGCTCGGAACCACGAGCCTCGTCATCGTGTCGGTGATCGCAGCTATCGCGATCGCAGCCCTGGTCTTCGCTGTCGCCCTCCGGCGGCAGGTGCTGGCCGCAGGGGAGGGCACCAGCGCGATGCAAACGATCGCCACTGCTATCCAAGAGGGCGCATCGGCTTACCTGAACCGACAGTTCCGCACCCTGGCGCTGTTCGCCGTCGTCGTGTTCGGCCTACTCTTCCTGCTCCCGGGAGACACCGGGATCAGGGTCGGCCGTTCGATCGCATTCCTCTTCGGGGCCGCGTTCTCAGCCGCGATCGGTTACCTCGGCATGTCCCTGGCCACCCGCGCGAACCTGCGGGTGGCCGCGGCGGCCACCGGCAAGAACGGGATGGCCGAAGGGTCTCGAATCGCGTTCCGCACCGGCGGAGTGGTCGGGATGTGCGTGGTGGGCCTCGGCCTGCTGGGCGCCGCAGCGGTGGTGCTGATCTTCCGTGGCGACGCGCCCGCAGTGCTGGAGGGCTTCGGCTTCGGCGCCGCCCTGCTGGCAATGTTCATGCGGGTCGGCGGCGGGATCTTCACCAAGGCCGCCGACGTCGGTGCCGACCTGGTCGGCAAGGTCGAGCAGGGTATCCCGGAGGACGACCCGCGCAACGCCGCCACTATCGCCGACAACGTCGGCGACAACGTGGGCGACTGCGCCGGGATGGCTGCCGACCTGTTCGAGTCCTATGCGGTCACGCTGGTGGCCGCCCTCATCCTCGGTAAGGCCACGATGGGCGAGGCCGGTCTGGTCTTCCCGCTGATCGTCACCGCGATCGGCGCCCTGGTCGCCGTGCTCGGTGTCTTCATCACCAAGGTCCGCGGCAGTGAGAACGGTCTGACGGCGATCTACCGCGGCTTCTACATCTCCGCCCTGATCGGGGCGGTGCTGGCGGCGATCGCGGCGTTCGTCTACCTGCCTTCCAGCTTCGGCGCGCTCGACGGTGTGGGTGAGGCGCTCGCCGACCACGGCGGCGATCCTCGCCTCGTCTCGGCGCTCGCCGTGGTGGTCGGCGTGGTGCTCGCCGGGGTGATCCTCGCGGTCACCGGGCACTTCACCGGGACCACCTCGAAGCCCACCCGCACCGTGGCCGCCACCTCCAAGACCGGTGCAGCCACTGTGGTGCTCTCCGGCATCGGAGTAGGATTCGAGTCCGCGGTCTACACCGCAGGCATCATCGCCGCCGCCCTGTGCGGGCTGTTCCTGCTCGCCGGCGGCTCGGTGTGGCTGTCCCTGTTCCTGATCGCACTGGCCGGCTGCGGTCTGCTCACCACGGTGGGCGTGATCGTGGCGATGGACACGTTCGGCCCGGTCAGCGACAACGCCCAGGGCATCGCCGAGATGTCCGGCGATGTGGACGAAGAGGGCGCCCAGATCCTCACCGACCTGGACGCCGCCGGCAACACCACCAAGGCGATCACCAAGGGCATCGCGATCGCGACTGCCGTGCTCGCCGCCACCGCACTGTTCGGCTCCTACGGTGACGCGGTCAGCACCGCGATCGCCTCCGCCGGTGCGAACGTGGCCGATATGTCCGATGGCATGATCGCCGCGATGGTGAGCTACGAGATCATCTCCCCGGTCACGCTGGTCGGGGTGATTCTCGGCGCGGCCGTGGTGTTCCTGTTCTCCGGACTGGCCGTGGATGCGGTCACCCGGGCGGCCGGCGCGATCGTGATGGAGGTGCGCCGGCAGTTCAAGGAGCACCCCGGCATCATGACCGGCGAGACCCGCCCCGAGTACGGCCGGGTGGTGGACATCTGCACCAAGGACTCCCTGCGCGAGCTGGTCACCCCGGGGCTGCTGGCTGCGTTCGCACCGATCGCCGTGGGCTTCGGCCTCGGGGTCGGGCCACTGGCCGGGTTCCTCGGTGGCGCGATCGCCGCCGGTGTACTGATGGCGGTGTTCCTGGCCAACTCCGGCGGCGCGTGGGACAACGCGAAGAAGATCGTCGAGGACGGGCACTACGGCGGGAAGAACTCCAGCGCGCACGAAGCCACGATCATCGGTGACACCGTCGGTGACCCGTTCAAGGACACCGCTGGGCCGGCGATCAACCCGCTGATCAAGGTGATGAACCTGGTGTCGCTGCTGATCGCCCCTGCAGTCGTGGTGATGAGCGTGCCGGCGGATGCCAACCACACCCTGCGGATCGTGATCGCGCTGGTCGCCGGGCTGATCGCGGTCGGTGCGATCGCCGTCTCCAAGATCCGGGGCACCGGTGTGGTGCTTGAGGACGGCGTGGACGAGAAGGCCGGCGCCCGCCCCTGA
- a CDS encoding MFS transporter, with translation MTTPSSADADPTRPRRLLTVPVLAWSLWDWGSAAFNAVITTFVFTVYITSDAFGPEADRNLGWVLAGAGLLIALFAPVAGQSADRAGRRTLWLGVNTVLVILASAGLFFVLPAPEYLWLGLVLLAAGNIAFEFAGVNYNAMLSEVSTRENVGRVSGLGWGMGYLGGIVLLLFVYFGFINPDVGLFGVTGENGLDVRVSMLFCAAWTLLFSIPVLRVVKDAREKSRTREKVGLIGAYQRLWGTIVGLWRADRNTVYFLLASAVFRDGLAGVFTFAGVIAAGAFGFSAGDVIIFGVVANVVAGIATILAGRIDDAVGPRVVILTSLITMVILGVAIFILHDGGPTVFWSLGLIMAVCVGPAQSASRTFLARLIPAGREGEVFGLYATTGRAVSFMAPGMWSVAITVGMAVTGLATAQEAQYWGILGIVLVLAVGAVLMLFVKVSSENPSR, from the coding sequence ATGACCACCCCCTCCTCGGCGGACGCGGACCCGACCCGCCCCCGCCGGCTGCTCACAGTTCCGGTGCTCGCCTGGTCGTTGTGGGACTGGGGGTCGGCGGCGTTCAACGCAGTGATCACCACGTTCGTGTTCACGGTGTACATCACCTCGGACGCGTTCGGGCCAGAGGCGGACCGGAACCTGGGCTGGGTGCTCGCCGGCGCCGGGCTGCTGATCGCGCTGTTCGCCCCGGTCGCCGGGCAGAGCGCGGACCGTGCCGGGCGGCGCACCCTGTGGCTCGGGGTGAACACGGTGCTGGTGATCCTCGCTTCCGCGGGTCTGTTCTTCGTGCTGCCCGCTCCGGAGTACCTCTGGCTGGGCCTGGTGCTGCTGGCGGCGGGAAACATCGCCTTCGAGTTCGCCGGGGTGAACTACAACGCGATGCTGTCCGAGGTCTCCACCCGGGAGAACGTGGGCCGGGTCTCCGGGCTCGGCTGGGGAATGGGCTATCTCGGCGGCATCGTGTTGCTGCTGTTCGTGTACTTCGGGTTCATCAACCCGGACGTGGGCCTGTTCGGCGTGACCGGGGAGAACGGTCTGGACGTGCGGGTGAGCATGCTGTTCTGCGCCGCCTGGACGCTGCTCTTCTCCATCCCGGTGCTGCGGGTGGTCAAGGATGCTCGGGAGAAGTCGCGCACCCGGGAGAAAGTGGGACTGATCGGCGCCTACCAGCGGCTGTGGGGCACCATCGTCGGCCTGTGGCGGGCGGACCGGAACACGGTCTACTTCCTGCTCGCCTCGGCCGTGTTCCGCGATGGGCTGGCCGGAGTGTTCACCTTCGCCGGGGTGATCGCCGCCGGGGCGTTCGGGTTCAGCGCGGGGGACGTGATCATCTTCGGTGTGGTGGCCAATGTGGTGGCTGGGATCGCCACGATCCTCGCCGGCCGGATCGACGACGCCGTCGGGCCGCGGGTGGTGATCCTCACCTCGCTGATCACGATGGTGATCCTGGGTGTAGCGATCTTTATCCTGCACGACGGCGGACCTACCGTGTTCTGGTCCCTCGGCCTGATCATGGCGGTCTGTGTGGGGCCGGCGCAGTCCGCTTCCCGTACGTTCCTCGCGCGGCTTATCCCGGCCGGGCGGGAAGGGGAGGTGTTCGGGCTGTACGCCACCACCGGCCGGGCGGTGAGCTTCATGGCCCCGGGGATGTGGTCGGTGGCGATCACCGTCGGGATGGCAGTGACCGGGCTGGCCACCGCTCAGGAGGCGCAGTACTGGGGGATCCTCGGGATCGTGCTGGTGCTGGCCGTGGGGGCGGTGCTGATGCTGTTCGTGAAGGTCAGCTCGGAGAATCCCAGTCGGTGA